The Biomphalaria glabrata chromosome 6, xgBioGlab47.1, whole genome shotgun sequence genomic interval AAAGACTTTAGGCAAGAACGTAAAAGACTAACTCGTGCAGATGTATGGTAGACCACAGAGCACATATTGACATGACTGCAGGCTACTGTATGAGCAGAAGTATAGCAAATGATAGAGAATTAGTTCATTtccggttgtttttttttcccaagagTGGGGTCAATGTGACATAAAGAAACACTGCTCTGACTCGAGTATTGAAAAGAATCTTCCATTAGCAAATGTAATTTTCATCCACAATTTCTTTGAGACTTGATAGCAGAAATATATGGCTGTGATCTGGGGCGAACCAAACTACCGTGGCAAAGgagtttcacatttttttaagaataaaagTTTGACGCttaatttttaaacaactgCTTCTGTTAGCGATTTTCACACTAAAAGTTAATCTCAGTAATCTAATCTTTCTTTACAATTCGatgtgtaggcctaatattCGTTTATTTTCTTTAAGTAACACATTtcagtaagagagaaaaaagaagagaaagcaaaatgaaaaatgtaatgtcagtataatctatatatataattctcttcttccctcaagagttttgtCGAGTagtaagaagtaaaggaaagatcactctgcggataatccacgagaaaacaagagtagtGTTCAAACTACGGATAACTGGCTGCgcgatggactgtcgtttaaatgtatcaaactctgcctacacccatccccctttgtccagcgggaggtttggactaggaactaatctaagtaatctactatgtatatatatatatatatgtaaatagcagggccggacttacccATTGTgtggccctatgcgaaacggatttcgcggggccaggtttgggtagggatacggataataaataaaaattaagagtttgtattagaaaataaattcgtctttgcattttatccattctttactacgtacagaattactttacaagccttgcgtgtagcgaagtcatacagtatttCGTAATAATTCTgattcctacatagatcacactcaatagcaagaattaccaaatgtttcaatctatctttgagaattgttgacctcaagtaattcttcattagtttgaggcgcgagaagcttctttcaccatattacacaattacggctgatgcataatgtCGCGCGTAAGATATTTTGCGATtttgggagatttccaggagctcttggtaaatcgccaggagggcgcgggaaatctgttttaagttaaaaaatgttttaattaattaatttatacaccttgaattagcgcgggttctatgaaagtgcgggtcttatgaaagcgcgggtcctatgaaagtgcgggtcctatgaaagtgctcctggtaaatcggCAGGAGGGCGCAGGAAAtctcttttaagttataaaatggtttaattttatagTTTCTACACcttgaaagtgcgggtcctatgaaagtgcggggcccactgcggtcgcataggttgcaggcgcctaaggccagccctgcaaaatagcggcataTGCTTCGCCGCCAGTCGACTAGtggaaattaaaaagaaagttctacaaaaaaataaaaatgtcctcCCATACACATATTAGTGCTCTCCTAGAGCATTATTCCCTGCTGTGTTGTCTATTAAAACATGCTAAATAACAACACCTATACATTATACTCTTTACTATATTCGTATTAGTATTAAAACTACCATTCATTATTCTGAAATGTGACAGCTAGATTTAGACTGCTAAAAAAAGATATCCTTGCTCAAAAATCAATTCGTTTCTAATGACGTAATGGAACTAGCGTGATAGTTGTTATGGCGGAAGTTCCTTGCAATTAAAGGGCGAAGTGACTGGAGTAAATTGAGAAGATGAAAACtgattggtgtcagaagtaaaGACCAGTCTGTCAACTCACATGTTTCAGATGTAACGAAAATAATACAGTGAAGTTGAAAACCATGGATTTGTCTCTACTTTGGACGGTTCTTAAACTGTATCAAGGAAATGTTAAAACAGCCATAACAAATACTAAGCTGAAGAGGTGGCAAATTTAGTCAGATTGAGACTAAGAAatactgttgttttttaaaagttttcttgTACACGTGTGTTGTTGAGAATGAATGATAATGTTAAACCAAAAGTTAAACCAAAAGATCTATTAACATAATTTGGTTGACTTATACTAAATACAAAATAGTGAcgattttagatttaaaaaaaaattatcattcgTATGTAACAATTTGTTTTACACCGCTTAAATTACTCTTACTCCAATATACTATTTTTCTACAAAGGCACATTTAAGCAAGCATATGAAAAAATACAATGATAATAAAGCTAGACTTTTGATATACAAAATACCCTCGCTATTGTAGAAAGCTGGCTATTTTAGAAAGCTTGGAATTAAccacaattatttttacaaccCTCTTATTAGCCTGCAAACGTTTCAGGGGCTTAACCTGAAAACTGGACACtggatgaataaataaattaattaatatttacatttattctccaaaaaagttttaaacatcaGACGAATCTGTTgaagttgtttttaattttaaaggtgcagtaatatatattttacaacAAGAAAAACTACTACTGCCATTACCGTATACATCAAAAATGCTAGCTATTTATAATGTTTCAGCCATGTACGAATACCTCCAATCTGCAAACGTTGTTTCATTTAAAAGCTATACGGAGAAATAGTTTAATGCCCCTTTCATTTTAAAGATGTTTGATCGAAGCACTTCAGTTttgttaaaaacaattaatcttgttttaatgtaaacaatttGGTAATGTCAAAAATTAAGAGTCACAGCAGTTTACATTCATAAGGCTGGCGTTCATATTTGCACATTGTCTAATAAATTACAAACAAAGGACATACATCGTATCGTGGAGTATTTTGTCCTGCACTCAATTTTAACCACTTGTTGTATCATGTCATTTCATTGACGGCATTGTTCAGGACACTCACAGGTAGAGTTACCTGGCTTATGCATGTCCACAGGATGAACAAAAGATGGGCATCGCCTTAAAAAGGATTTAAATCAAGAGACAAAGTAAACTTTGAAACCAAAAAGTGAAGCCTAAAGCGTATTTGATGAAGCATGTCAGTAAATCATAGGATGTACAACTCGGACTCtaagtttcatttttcttaaaCGAAGAGACTATTCCCACTGGCTTAACATACGCGCAAACGTTTTGAGAACCATAatgtcataatttttttttcaaatcgcGGGAAGAGACCATAAATATATTTCTCTCTTCCTTTCATCAGGGTTTTATCaatatataaatgcatgtttttttttttgttttttttttattaataaaaattgtcattttttcaTGCTATTTTCAAATTAGTTTGTTGGAAGATTTAAAGGATTGCATTGATTCATACAATGGAATTGCAGAAAACACAACTGAAAACCTAATAATTGCTGCTTTTAAACCAATGCCTGCCGAACAGAGGACATGACTCCAAAAAGTGCCATCCTTTAGCCAGACTGTAGTAATCATCCTCAGAACACGACTATATAAATAACATGCAGTTTTTTCTGAACTTGGTGTTGTAATTATAGTAAATAAAGATGCCGATGCTggagttaaaaagttggaatatTTCCATGACACAGATGAAGGCGAGGTACAAGTTCTGGTAGCTCTTACCAAGTGTAAACTCCGGCACGAACATGCCCGTCACGTCGATACAGATCTTTGGCATGTTACACACGATGTACACCGTGGAGATGAGAACCACCTGCTGCACCACGGAGATGTCTTTGGACGACAGCCGCTCCACTTTATGATTACTTGCGCTGACCGATGTGAAACTATCGCTTCTGGCATTGAGGTGCTTCTGACTTTGACCAGATCCTTTCAAACTAGCCTGCGTTTCTGTTGTGAAAATTGTAACTTGGCGATCAAGCCTTTGCCGCAACGAGTAGGCAGCTGAAGTTTGACGAAATTTGGAGGCAGTGCGTAGGCTTCTGGTCAGGATAACGACGCAGGCGATGACCACTAGCTGCGTGAAGAATGTGACAAAAACATCTCTGGAAATCCACACGGCTTGCTTGATCTCTTCCCGCTTGGGTGAAATCCACAAGACGTATCTGGTTGCGTTCACCCGTGTGTCATAAGCTTTAATCATCTTCATGTATATCAATACCGGAATGTAGGTCACTATGGAGACGATGCAGAAAGCAACAAAGAAAACTACAGACGTCTTTTTACTAAACCAGTTTTTGAACTTCAATGGTATGGCGACGCACAGGCAACGTGCTATGGCCAGAAAGGTGGTAACTAGCACAGTCATGAGGTATATCATGATTCCCAAATTAGTCAGAAAGATGTAGATCCCAAATGGGTCGACAGAGTAGAAAACTgttaattgattctttttttctacCCCATGCAAGCCCAAGGAGGCAGCCTGAGAAGCGATAGTTAACAAGTAAGCCAAATCCGAAGCTGCTAGAAAGATGAAAGACAGAGTCACGCCGTCTTTTAGGCCCATGTATTTAAACGTCCTGATGACCACGACGTTACCGAAGCTCCCCAAGAGAGAGACGCTGCTGCATACAATGCTGAAAATCTCAATGAAAAGAATAAATTGACCATCAGAAATAACTTTTTGATCCGACACATTTAAAACTGTCGAGTTGACTGTGTCATCAGATAGTTCCATGTTGTTGTTGGGGTGGGAGCTACATGCAATACATTAACATTGCAATTTTAACCCATTTGATACAATGtcataagaaaacaactttactATCAGAGGGTAATGTCATTCTTTTTTCCAAACACAGTTTGTGATCATTTCCTTACTTTTGTTTCAGAAATATATGTCACATAGTTACAGAGTGGGAAGGTCAAATCAATATATCAAATATCAGTCAATCAAAATTTAAAGATCACAGCTCTCCAAATAAGTCCTTAAAGAGAAGCAAATATTTAGTATGATATATAATCACAAAGTttgtttgaaaacaattttaatcGTTTTCCAATGAAACCTTTCAAATGAAATTTCCTGCCAAATCTCTAATTGCAGAGCCCGCCAACAGAAGAATAATGTCAAcagaaaatattcattttagtttatctttaaattccgtgtttttttttttcataaactaTTTGAAGGTTGTTGATAGAAATATGCAACCAAATGTTACCGTATCGATACTTCACGCTTAAAAGATATCCCGGAAAAAGTTGAGCAAACAAACTCGTAGCATTTGAAAGTAAATAGACACAGCCTCTGATAAAAACGTAAATCTTGTTACGCTGATAAGTATCGAATACTTTCGATTAGATCCACATCTCGAAATATCCCCCCTCTTACTCTTATTCGTACTCGTACTCACGCTTCTGCTAACAAAGTATCGATCTGGTAATTCCTTTTCAGGTTCAatcctatttatttattcgactacttaaagatttatatattttttttgtaatcacgtaaataaaaataagattataataattataatataatttcagTCCAAATGTTCTTGACCAGGTTTTTGTAGCTAGAACATTGCAGACGAACGCCACACTTGACAGTTTTCAAAGATCTCATTTGATTTATTTTCCTCTTGCATGTTGGATATTATAAAATTCCAATAAGcaattgaaatgtttatattagaAAACTTAAATGCAACGCaagccatttttctttttttggaaactttttttttttgtaaaataaatatttgagaaTACACAAAACGAAACTTAAAGACGTGGGCATCAAGCTGAGATTGATTTGGTTAATTAGCTCCATTGAATttagtcaataaataattgctcaCTACAGACCAACTggtagaataaaaacaaaatcataacaTTATGTTATCGCTTTACTGTTGATTTAAGTGTCTGAGTACTAGCTCTCCCGCGATAAGTGGAAGATAGAGATGACCTTGAAATTATGAACTAATAATCATTTTGAACATTTACTTAAGAATGTTCAATGATtggttggtaaaaaaaaattctaaggaAGTTGTGATCTATTCGTTTGTCCAAAAAGAATGGcgggaattttttaaaatcatatttgtGCGCATggtaagaaaaatataaatgagaAAATGAAAGTATTGATTTAATCAAGCAATCTCTGAGAGTACAATGaatagaacaaataaaaaaagaaagacaattttAAAGCAGTTGAATGTAACCCTAAAACTATAACTTACAATTACAACATAACATTTTGCGAGTAAAATAGACAAAACGTTACTTTAATAATCTGCAAGGATGAACTTATAGCTTATTTTAAGTGCGACTTTAACGGATTGCTTGAATCAACAAGGAAAACTCTTGACATATAAAGTTTCATTCTATTTATAAATCAGAACACTAAAATAATTTCTAGGTCTGTGAAGAGTTTTACAATCATaagcttaaaacaaaaagttcataaattataagataagattgtaaTATCCCAGGAGACAAAAAGACTATTTAATGGACGCCACAAACCAAACAAATTTGAATCGAATTTAAGCAAATGTTTTCAAAGCTTGAACACAATTCCTACTCTAATTTTACAGACTGCAGTCCGCACAGCGAGAGACACTTTTAATTTCGTGTagcttttttgtttcaattgagGAAACCAAATCTTTGACAATTATTTTGAACGTAATGTGATTTTAAGTGGCCATTAGTAATGTACTAGTCAAAACTGTCATAGAAATTGAagtatagatagtagatgtgtctaagaagtacagatagtagatgtgtctaagaagtacagatagtagatgtgtctaagaagtacagatagtagatgtgtctaagaagtacagatagtagatgtgtctaagaagtacagatagtagatgtgtctaagaagtacagatagtagatgtgtctaagaagtacagatagtagatgtgtctaagaagtacagatagtagatgtgtctaagaagtacagatagtagatgtgtctaagaagtatagatagtagatgtgtctaagaagtatagatagtagatgtgtctaagaagtatagatagtagatgtgtctaagaagtacagatagtagatgtgtctaagaagtacagatagtagatgtgtctaagaagtatagatagtagatgtgtctaagaagtatagatagtagatgtgtctaagaagtatagatagtagatgtgtctaagaagtacagatagtagatgtgtctaagaagtatagatagtagatgtgtcttagaagtacagatagtagatgtgtctaagaagtacagatagtagatgtgtctaagaagtatagatagtagatgtgtctaagaagtacagatagtagatgtgtctaagaaatacaaatagtagatgtgtctaagaagtatagatagtagatgtgtctaagaagtacagatagtagatgtgtctaagaagtacagatagtagatgtgtctaagaagtacagatagtagatgtgtctaagtatagatagtagatgtgtctaagaagtatagatagtagatgtgtctaagaagtacatatagtagatgtgtctaagaagtacagatagtagatctgtctaagaagtatagatagtagatttgtctaagaagtacagatagtagatgtgtctaagaagtacagatagtagatgagtctaagaagtatagatagtagatgtgtctaagaagtaaAGATAGTtgatgtgtctaagaagtatagatagtagatgtgtctaagaagtacagatagtagatgtgtctaagaagtacagatagtagatgtgtctaagaagtatagatagtagatgtgtctaagaagtatagatagtagatgtgtctaagaagtacagatagtagatgtgtctaagaaatacaaatagtagatgtgtctaagaagtatagatagtagatgtgtctaagaagtacagatagtagatgtgtctaagaagtacagatagtagatgtgtctaagaagtacagatagtagatgtgtctaagtatagatagtagatgtgtctaagaagtatagatagtagatgtgtctaagaagtacatatagtagatgtgtctaagaagtacagatagtagatctgtctaagaagtatagatagtagatttgtctaagaagtacagatagtagatgtgtctaagaagtacagatagtagatgtgtctaagaagtacagatagtagatgtgtctaagaagtacagatagtagatgtgtctaagaagtacagatagtagatgtgtctaagaagtatagatagtagatgtgtctaagaagtatagatagtagatgtgtctaaaaaatatagatagtagatgtgtctaagaagtatagatagtagatgtgtctaagaagtacagatagtagatgtgtctaagaagtacagatagtagatgtgtctaagaagtacagatagtagatgtgtctaagaagtatagatagtagatgtgtctaagaagtacagatagtagatgtgtctaagaagtacagatagtagatgtgtctaagaagtatagatagtagatgtgtctaagaagtatagatagtagatgtgtctaagaagtatagatagtagatgtgtctaagaagtatagatagtagatgtgtctaagaagtatagatagtagatgtgtctaagaagtacagatagtagatgtgtctaagaagtacagatagtagatgtgtctaagaagtacagatagtagatgtgtctaagaagtatagatagtagatgtgtctaagaagtatagatagtagatgtgtctaagaagtatagatagtagatgtgtctaagaagtatagatagtagatgtgtctaagaagtacagatagtagatatgtctaagaagtacagatagtagatgtgtctaagatgtacagatagtagatgtgtctaagaagtacagatagtagatgtgtctaagaagtacagatagtagatgtgtctaagaagtatagatagtagatgtgtctaagaagtaaagattgtagatgtgtctaagaagtacagatagtagatgtgtctaagaagtatagatagtagatgtgtctaagaagtacagatagtagatgtgtctaagaagtacagatagtagatgtgtctaagaagtacagatagtagatgtgtctcagaagtacagatagtagatgtgtctaagaagtacagatagtagatgtgtctaagaagtatagatagtagatgtgtctaagaagtatagatagtagatgtgtcaaagaagtacagatagtagatgtgtcaaagaagtacagatagtagatgtgtctaagaagtatagatagtagatgtgtctaaaaAGTATGGATAGTAGATTTGTCTAAGAagtatagatagtagatgtgtctaagaagtacagatagtagatgtgtctagaagtacagatagtagatgtgtctaagaagtacagatagtagatgtgtctaagaagtatagatagtagatgtgtctaagaagtacagatagtagatgtgtctagaagtacagatagtagatgtgtctaagaagtacagatagtagatgagtctaagaagtatagatagtagatgtgtctaagatgtacagatagtagatgtgtctaagaagtacagatagtagatgtgtctaagaagtatagatagtagatgtgtctaagaagtatagatagtagatgtgtctaagaagtacagattgtagatgtgtctaagaagtacagatagtagatgtgtctaagaagtacagatagtagatgtgtctaagaagtacagatagtagatgtgtctaagaagtacagatagtagatgtgtctaagaagtacagatagtagatgtATCTAAGAAGTagagatagtagatgtgtctaaaaagtatagatagtagatgtgtctaagaagtatagatagtagatgtgtcaaaaaagtacagatagtagatgtgtcaaagaagtacagatagtagatgtgtctaagaagtatagatagtagatgtgtctaagaagtatagatagtagatgtgtcaaAGAAGTATaaatagtagatgtgtctaagaagtacagatagtagatgtgtctaagaagtatagatagtagatgtgtctaagaagtatagatagtagatgtgtctaagaagtatagatagtagatgtgtctaagaagtatagatagtagatgtgtctaagaagtacagatagtagatgtgtctaagaatTACAGAtggtagatgtgtctaagaagtacagatagtagatgtgtctaagaagtacagatagtagatgtgt includes:
- the LOC106071570 gene encoding uncharacterized protein LOC106071570, whose protein sequence is MELSDDTVNSTVLNVSDQKVISDGQFILFIEIFSIVCSSVSLLGSFGNVVVIRTFKYMGLKDGVTLSFIFLAASDLAYLLTIASQAASLGLHGVEKKNQLTVFYSVDPFGIYIFLTNLGIMIYLMTVLVTTFLAIARCLCVAIPLKFKNWFSKKTSVVFFVAFCIVSIVTYIPVLIYMKMIKAYDTRVNATRYVLWISPKREEIKQAVWISRDVFVTFFTQLVVIACVVILTRSLRTASKFRQTSAAYSLRQRLDRQVTIFTTETQASLKGSGQSQKHLNARSDSFTSVSASNHKVERLSSKDISVVQQVVLISTVYIVCNMPKICIDVTGMFVPEFTLGKSYQNLYLAFICVMEIFQLFNSSIGIFIYYNYNTKFRKNCMLFI